A stretch of Pseudolysobacter antarcticus DNA encodes these proteins:
- a CDS encoding acyl-CoA dehydrogenase family protein, translated as MDFRYTEDQLSIQSVARDFAQKRIAPVAADFDASGEFPLENIREMGQLGLMGIEVPTEYGGAGMDPIAYVLAMIEIAAADGAHSVIMSVNNSLYCNGILKFGSEAQKQKYVRAIAEGKDIGAFALTEPQSGSDATAMRCRAVKQADGSFIINGKKSWITSGPVAKYIVLFAMSDPAKGAKGVTAFLVDTAKAGFHCGKTEPKLGIRASATCEIEFTDYHASADEVLGAEGEGFKIAMGVLDAGRIGIASQAIGIARAAYEATLDYVKERKAFGVPIGSFQMTQSKIADMKCKLEASTLLTLRAAFAKGETEKNGGRFGTEAACAKLVSSEAAMWITHQAVQIHGGMGYSKEMPLERYFRDAKITEIYEGTSEIQRLVIARNETGLR; from the coding sequence ATGGATTTCCGTTACACAGAAGACCAGCTTTCGATCCAGTCCGTCGCGCGCGATTTTGCGCAGAAACGCATTGCGCCCGTCGCCGCCGATTTCGACGCATCCGGCGAGTTTCCGCTGGAGAATATCCGCGAGATGGGCCAGCTCGGCCTGATGGGGATCGAGGTGCCGACCGAATACGGTGGCGCGGGTATGGATCCGATCGCCTATGTGCTGGCGATGATCGAGATCGCCGCGGCCGATGGCGCGCATTCGGTGATCATGTCGGTCAACAATTCGCTGTATTGCAACGGCATCCTGAAGTTCGGCAGCGAGGCGCAAAAGCAGAAATACGTGCGCGCGATCGCCGAAGGCAAGGACATTGGCGCGTTTGCGCTGACCGAACCGCAGTCCGGTTCGGATGCCACGGCGATGCGTTGCCGTGCGGTCAAGCAGGCCGACGGCAGCTTTATCATCAATGGCAAAAAGAGCTGGATCACCTCCGGCCCCGTCGCGAAATATATCGTGCTGTTTGCGATGAGTGATCCGGCCAAGGGCGCAAAAGGCGTCACCGCATTTTTGGTCGACACCGCCAAGGCCGGGTTTCACTGCGGCAAGACCGAGCCCAAGCTCGGCATCCGCGCGTCGGCCACGTGCGAAATCGAATTCACCGATTACCACGCCAGCGCTGATGAAGTGTTGGGCGCCGAAGGCGAGGGGTTCAAGATCGCGATGGGTGTGCTCGATGCAGGCCGTATCGGCATCGCTTCGCAAGCAATCGGCATCGCGCGCGCGGCGTACGAGGCGACCCTGGATTACGTGAAGGAGCGCAAGGCCTTTGGTGTGCCGATCGGCTCGTTCCAGATGACCCAGTCGAAGATCGCCGACATGAAATGCAAGCTCGAAGCATCGACCTTGCTGACACTCCGTGCGGCGTTCGCCAAGGGCGAGACGGAAAAAAACGGCGGTCGTTTCGGCACCGAGGCGGCATGCGCCAAATTGGTTTCATCCGAGGCTGCGATGTGGATCACGCATCAGGCGGTGCAGATCCATGGCGGCATGGGTTATTCCAAGGAAATGCCGCTGGAGCGTTATTTCCGCGATGCCAAGATCACCGAAATCTACGAAGGCACCAGCGAAATCCAGCGCCTTGTAATCGCGCGCAATGAAACCGGTTTGCGTTGA
- a CDS encoding prolyl oligopeptidase family serine peptidase, with translation MNYRLWLHGAASRILLLAIAVLTFFVGPAAAFEAEDMLRRNTSIDGNGTPYRVLLPDSQQRAKPLPLIVFLNGSGQIGSDNEAQVTQNTGSLFANFLSPEHLARQPIFLVAPQSRTDRWNPDEIIEVVAKVRAEFDIDADRIYLTGLSTGGSAVWDTLKAYPDIFAAGVPISSGSAFEGLDRIVHIPLWIFHGINDHATDRRYGDGGGRFGPRWLVTALLDLGGHPGYTEYDDDGHNIWDRVYADERLFPWLIAQHRPHITPAQSVKTLQ, from the coding sequence GTGAACTACCGCTTGTGGTTGCATGGCGCGGCATCGCGAATACTGTTGTTGGCAATTGCCGTGCTGACGTTTTTTGTCGGGCCGGCAGCTGCGTTCGAGGCTGAGGATATGCTCAGACGCAATACCAGCATCGATGGCAACGGCACGCCGTATCGTGTGCTTTTGCCCGATAGTCAGCAGCGCGCAAAGCCGCTGCCGTTGATCGTATTCCTCAATGGCAGCGGACAGATCGGCAGCGACAACGAGGCGCAGGTCACGCAAAACACCGGCAGCTTGTTCGCCAACTTCCTGAGCCCGGAGCATCTCGCGCGCCAGCCGATTTTTCTGGTCGCACCGCAAAGTCGGACCGACCGCTGGAATCCGGACGAAATCATCGAGGTCGTGGCGAAAGTGCGAGCCGAATTCGACATCGATGCGGATCGCATTTATCTGACTGGACTCTCCACCGGCGGCTCGGCGGTGTGGGATACATTAAAGGCGTACCCCGATATTTTTGCCGCCGGTGTGCCGATCAGCAGCGGCAGCGCCTTTGAAGGACTTGATCGCATCGTGCATATCCCGTTGTGGATTTTTCACGGCATCAATGATCACGCCACCGATCGACGTTACGGCGACGGCGGCGGCCGTTTCGGTCCGCGCTGGCTGGTCACCGCGTTGCTCGATCTGGGCGGGCATCCGGGCTACACCGAGTACGACGACGATGGTCACAATATCTGGGATCGCGTCTACGCCGACGAGCGTCTGTTCCCGTGGCTGATCGCGCAGCATCGCCCGCATATTACGCCCGCACAATCGGTGAAAACGTTACAATAA
- a CDS encoding demethoxyubiquinone hydroxylase family protein has translation MSEIRSVEHVLRVNHAGERGAICIYKAQIFVSRLLYPSCVLPLTNMLAHEQAHFRAFDEILAERSLRHCHALMAWAIGGWLLGFFTALLGQRAIWVCTAAVESRVNAHLEHQVEFLGERDEQVLFAVQSIRSDEASHEAHARAQGGTPTGLYALLWRGIYGATSFAIWLSTNL, from the coding sequence ATGTCAGAAATTAGATCGGTTGAGCATGTGTTGCGCGTTAACCACGCCGGTGAGCGCGGTGCTATCTGCATCTACAAAGCGCAAATTTTTGTTTCTCGCTTGCTATACCCATCATGTGTTTTGCCGCTCACGAACATGCTCGCACATGAGCAAGCGCACTTCCGCGCATTTGACGAAATCCTGGCAGAAAGATCACTACGCCATTGCCATGCACTGATGGCTTGGGCAATTGGTGGATGGCTGCTCGGATTCTTTACGGCGCTACTAGGACAACGTGCAATTTGGGTGTGCACGGCTGCGGTCGAGAGCAGAGTAAATGCACATCTCGAACATCAAGTGGAGTTTCTTGGTGAACGAGACGAACAGGTTCTATTTGCTGTGCAATCCATCCGATCCGATGAGGCGTCCCACGAGGCTCATGCACGAGCGCAGGGCGGCACGCCCACAGGATTATATGCATTATTATGGCGGGGCATTTATGGCGCGACATCGTTCGCGATTTGGCTCTCGACTAATCTGTAA
- a CDS encoding ArsR/SmtB family transcription factor yields the protein MDLAATSALFRLLSDPTRVRLLALLEREELTVAELSSVLRLAQPRVSTHLAKLKEAELVRDRRAGVSAYYRLNGELEPKQSVLLAALKESIEDALLHDDLERLPSVLAQRAREQNWADSVAGDMERHYSPGRTWEALARSMLMLLQTGDVLDIASGDGVLAELLAPRAKSVLCLDASERVVSAARERLKKISNVEVQVGDMHKLALGSRSFDLVLMMHALTYSEKPAQAVSEAAHVLKPGGHLLVCTLGGHAHRNVVEPFDHRNLGFKPDELRGFARKAGLKVIACEHITRERRPPHFEVLTLLAIKP from the coding sequence TTGGATCTGGCTGCGACATCCGCCTTGTTCCGTCTGCTCTCCGACCCGACGCGCGTGCGTCTGCTGGCGTTGCTGGAGCGCGAGGAACTGACCGTGGCCGAATTATCGTCGGTGCTGCGTCTGGCGCAACCGCGCGTGTCGACGCATCTGGCCAAGCTCAAGGAAGCCGAGCTTGTACGCGACCGTCGCGCCGGTGTGTCCGCTTACTACCGATTGAATGGCGAGCTCGAACCCAAACAAAGTGTCCTGCTCGCGGCACTCAAGGAATCGATCGAAGATGCGTTGCTGCACGATGATCTCGAACGCCTGCCGAGCGTACTTGCACAACGTGCGCGCGAACAGAACTGGGCCGACAGCGTCGCCGGCGACATGGAGCGACATTATTCGCCAGGTCGCACGTGGGAAGCACTCGCGCGCTCGATGTTGATGCTGCTGCAAACCGGCGACGTGCTGGATATTGCCTCCGGTGACGGCGTGCTGGCCGAACTGCTGGCGCCGCGCGCAAAATCGGTGTTGTGTCTGGATGCGAGTGAGCGTGTCGTCAGCGCGGCGCGCGAACGCCTGAAAAAAATCAGCAATGTCGAGGTACAAGTCGGCGACATGCACAAGCTCGCACTCGGCTCACGCAGTTTCGATCTTGTGCTCATGATGCATGCGCTTACGTACAGCGAAAAACCGGCGCAGGCAGTCAGCGAGGCCGCGCACGTGCTCAAACCCGGCGGTCATCTGCTGGTATGCACGCTCGGTGGTCATGCGCACAGGAATGTGGTCGAACCGTTCGATCATCGTAATCTTGGTTTCAAACCGGATGAATTGCGCGGTTTCGCGCGAAAGGCCGGCTTGAAAGTGATCGCCTGCGAACACATCACGCGTGAGCGCCGACCACCGCATTTTGAAGTGTTGACGCTACTGGCGATCAAGCCGTAA
- a CDS encoding homocysteine S-methyltransferase family protein: MSHQLPYLHPERVALLLDAVERRILIIDGAMGTMLQSYTLDESGYRGTRFAQGLDAHHAHEHHGVGCDLKGNNDLLTLTQPDIIKAVHKAYLDAGADMVETNTFNATRISQADYHLEHLVVELNREGARIAREVCDAKTLETPDQPRFVIGVLGPTSRTASISPDVNNPGFRNVTFDELVETYREAGNGLIDGGADVLMVETIFDTLNAKAALFAIDTLFNDRGARLPVMISGTITDMSGRTLSGQTAEAFYYSLRNSKPLSIGLNCALGAKDLRAYVETLSQVAECYVSAHPNAGLPNAFGEYDETPEEMAAVVGEFGTSRLANFLGGCCGSTPSHIAAIAAAVRGVVPRSLPLIVDHATDQTVVDQAA, encoded by the coding sequence ATGAGCCATCAACTTCCGTATCTGCATCCCGAGCGCGTCGCGCTGCTGCTGGACGCCGTCGAGCGCCGCATCCTGATCATCGATGGTGCGATGGGCACGATGCTGCAGAGTTATACGCTGGACGAATCCGGTTATCGCGGCACACGTTTTGCCCAGGGCCTCGATGCACATCACGCGCATGAGCATCACGGCGTCGGCTGCGATCTGAAAGGCAACAACGACCTGCTCACGCTGACCCAGCCCGACATCATCAAGGCTGTGCACAAAGCCTACCTCGATGCCGGCGCCGACATGGTCGAGACCAATACCTTCAACGCCACACGTATCAGCCAAGCCGACTATCATCTCGAACATCTGGTGGTCGAACTGAATCGCGAAGGCGCGCGTATCGCGCGTGAAGTCTGCGATGCAAAAACTCTCGAGACACCCGATCAGCCGCGTTTTGTCATCGGCGTGCTTGGCCCGACCAGCCGCACCGCGTCGATTTCGCCGGACGTCAATAATCCCGGATTCCGCAACGTCACGTTCGACGAGCTTGTCGAAACCTACCGCGAAGCCGGCAACGGATTGATCGACGGCGGCGCTGATGTTTTGATGGTCGAAACCATTTTCGATACCTTGAATGCGAAGGCGGCATTGTTCGCGATCGATACGCTGTTCAACGACCGCGGCGCGCGCCTGCCGGTGATGATTTCGGGCACGATCACGGACATGTCCGGGCGTACTCTTTCGGGCCAGACCGCCGAGGCGTTTTATTATTCGCTGCGCAATAGCAAGCCGCTGTCGATCGGCCTGAACTGCGCGCTCGGGGCCAAGGATTTGCGCGCTTATGTCGAAACGCTGTCGCAGGTTGCGGAGTGTTATGTCAGCGCACATCCGAATGCGGGATTGCCGAATGCGTTCGGTGAATACGACGAGACGCCCGAAGAAATGGCTGCGGTCGTCGGCGAGTTCGGCACCTCGCGTCTCGCGAATTTTCTCGGTGGCTGTTGCGGTTCGACGCCGTCGCATATCGCCGCGATCGCTGCCGCCGTGCGCGGCGTGGTGCCGCGCAGCCTGCCACTGATCGTCGATCACGCAACCGATCAAACCGTGGTCGATCAAGCCGCATGA
- the metH gene encoding methionine synthase, translated as MSTNVSTIARHMRLSGLEPLVITPELNFINIGERTNVTGSAQFKKLIKEQRYDEAVVVARQQVENGAQIIDVNMDEGLIDSEAAMVTFLNLIAAEPDIARVPVMVDSSKWSVIEAGLKCLQGKGVVNSISLKEGEEIFFAHARKVMQYGAAVVVMAFDEQGQADTCARKVEICTRAYKLLTEKIGMAPEDIIFDPNIFAIATGIDEHNNYAVDFIEATRIIRQTLPHCHVSGGVSNVSFSFRGNNLVRDAIHSVFLYHAIKAGMDFGIVNAGGMPIYDDLPADLRERVEDVVLNRRPDGTERLLEIAERFKGKKGEVEVVSEAWRELPVNQRLTHALVHGIDLYAEVDTEESRQLSTRPLDVIEGPLMQGMNVVGDLFGAGKMFLPQVVKSARVMKKAVAYLLPFIEAEKLRSGDVTTSNGKIIMATVKGDVHDIGKNIVAVVLRCNNFEVFDLGVMVPAQKILDAARAEGADVIGLSGLITPSLEEMSHIAKEMQRQNFHLPLMIGGATTSRAHTALKIEPHYKAPTVWVKDASRAVGVAQSLISKDLTEEFMTRIRVEYAEIRERHKDRGPAKRLVSLAHARGQRFNGRWDEYVPPLPNQPGITVLDDYPLATLVPYIDWTPFFNTWELSGRYPDILDDEIVGVQARELFKDAQAMLEKLVAEKWLRAKGVFGLWRAHGVGDDIEVFADADASKPTATLRCLRQQVDKPPGRPDFCLADFVAPKESGLSDYVGGFAVTTGLGIEPHLARFQKDNDDYSDIMLKALADRLAEAFAEHLHERVRREFWGYAPDEHLDNTDLVAEKYRGIRPAPGYPACPDHTEKGTLFALLDAEHHTGIKLTENFAMYPASAVSGLYFSHPESQYYVVGKISREQIEDYAKRKKMTIAEAERWLAPNLDYDPE; from the coding sequence ATGAGTACGAACGTGTCTACGATTGCACGCCATATGCGACTGAGCGGCCTGGAGCCGCTGGTGATCACGCCGGAGCTGAACTTCATCAACATCGGCGAGCGCACCAACGTCACCGGCAGCGCGCAGTTCAAGAAACTCATCAAAGAACAACGCTACGACGAAGCCGTCGTGGTGGCGCGCCAGCAAGTCGAAAACGGCGCGCAGATTATCGACGTCAACATGGACGAAGGCCTGATCGATTCCGAAGCGGCGATGGTGACGTTTCTCAATCTGATCGCGGCCGAACCCGATATCGCGCGCGTGCCGGTGATGGTCGATTCGTCGAAGTGGAGCGTGATCGAAGCCGGCCTGAAATGCCTGCAGGGCAAGGGCGTGGTCAACTCGATTTCGCTCAAGGAAGGCGAGGAAATTTTCTTCGCGCATGCGCGTAAAGTCATGCAATACGGCGCGGCCGTGGTGGTGATGGCGTTCGACGAACAAGGCCAGGCCGATACCTGCGCGCGCAAGGTCGAAATCTGCACACGCGCATACAAATTGCTGACCGAAAAAATCGGCATGGCGCCGGAAGATATCATCTTCGATCCGAATATTTTCGCGATCGCCACCGGCATCGACGAACACAATAATTACGCCGTGGATTTCATCGAAGCCACGCGCATCATTCGCCAAACGCTGCCGCATTGCCATGTTTCTGGCGGCGTATCCAACGTCTCGTTTTCGTTCCGTGGCAACAACCTCGTGCGCGACGCGATCCACTCCGTGTTCCTCTATCACGCGATCAAGGCCGGCATGGATTTCGGCATCGTCAACGCCGGCGGCATGCCGATCTACGACGATTTGCCTGCGGATTTACGCGAACGTGTCGAAGACGTCGTGCTCAATCGCCGACCCGATGGCACCGAGCGCTTGCTCGAAATTGCCGAGCGTTTCAAAGGCAAAAAAGGCGAGGTCGAAGTTGTCAGCGAAGCCTGGCGCGAGTTGCCGGTGAATCAGCGTCTGACCCACGCGCTGGTGCACGGCATCGATCTGTATGCCGAAGTGGATACCGAAGAATCACGACAACTTTCCACGCGTCCGCTCGACGTGATCGAAGGTCCGCTGATGCAAGGCATGAACGTGGTCGGCGACCTGTTCGGCGCGGGCAAGATGTTCCTGCCGCAAGTGGTGAAATCGGCGCGTGTCATGAAAAAAGCCGTGGCGTATCTGCTGCCGTTTATCGAAGCGGAAAAACTGCGCTCGGGCGATGTCACGACATCGAACGGCAAGATCATCATGGCGACAGTTAAAGGCGACGTGCACGACATCGGCAAGAACATCGTCGCGGTGGTGCTCCGCTGCAACAACTTCGAGGTGTTCGATCTCGGCGTGATGGTGCCGGCGCAGAAAATTCTCGACGCCGCGCGCGCCGAGGGTGCGGATGTGATCGGCCTGAGCGGATTGATCACACCGTCACTCGAAGAGATGAGCCACATCGCCAAGGAAATGCAGCGCCAGAATTTCCACCTGCCGCTGATGATAGGCGGCGCCACCACGTCGCGCGCGCACACCGCGCTAAAAATCGAGCCGCATTACAAGGCGCCCACGGTTTGGGTGAAAGATGCTTCGCGTGCGGTCGGCGTGGCGCAGTCGCTGATCAGCAAAGATCTGACCGAAGAATTCATGACACGCATCCGCGTCGAGTACGCCGAGATTCGCGAGCGGCACAAGGATCGCGGCCCGGCGAAACGTCTCGTCAGTCTCGCGCATGCGCGTGGCCAACGCTTCAACGGTCGCTGGGATGAATATGTGCCGCCGCTGCCGAATCAGCCAGGCATTACCGTGCTTGACGATTACCCGCTCGCGACGCTCGTGCCGTATATCGACTGGACGCCGTTTTTCAACACGTGGGAATTGTCAGGACGCTATCCCGATATTCTCGACGACGAAATTGTCGGCGTGCAAGCGCGCGAATTGTTCAAGGATGCGCAGGCCATGCTTGAGAAACTTGTCGCCGAAAAATGGCTGCGGGCAAAAGGTGTATTCGGACTCTGGCGTGCACACGGTGTCGGCGACGATATCGAAGTATTTGCCGATGCCGATGCGAGTAAACCGACCGCAACCCTTCGCTGCTTGCGTCAGCAAGTGGACAAGCCGCCGGGGCGTCCGGATTTTTGCCTCGCCGATTTTGTCGCGCCGAAAGAATCCGGCCTCAGCGATTATGTCGGCGGTTTTGCTGTGACCACCGGCCTCGGTATCGAGCCGCATCTCGCGCGTTTTCAGAAAGACAATGATGACTACAGCGACATCATGCTCAAGGCGCTGGCCGATCGTCTCGCCGAAGCATTTGCCGAACACTTGCACGAGCGTGTGCGGCGCGAATTCTGGGGATATGCGCCGGACGAACATCTCGACAATACCGATCTGGTCGCCGAAAAATATCGCGGCATCCGCCCCGCGCCGGGTTATCCGGCCTGCCCCGACCACACCGAAAAAGGCACGCTATTCGCGCTGCTCGATGCAGAACATCACACCGGCATCAAGCTCACCGAAAACTTCGCGATGTATCCGGCCTCGGCGGTTTCCGGCCTGTATTTCTCGCACCCGGAAAGCCAGTATTACGTGGTCGGAAAAATCAGCCGCGAGCAGATCGAGGATTACGCCAAGCGCAAGAAAATGACGATCGCCGAAGCGGAACGCTGGCTCGCGCCGAATCTGGATTACGATCCGGAGTAG
- a CDS encoding DUF433 domain-containing protein: protein MSSITISSNPKILGGTPCFAGTRVPVKTLFDYLEAGDSLDVFLDQFPSVKREQAIAVLEESRRALLAA, encoded by the coding sequence ATGTCCTCAATCACGATCAGTAGTAATCCGAAGATTCTGGGCGGAACGCCCTGCTTCGCGGGTACGCGCGTGCCGGTGAAGACCTTGTTCGACTACCTTGAGGCGGGCGACAGCCTCGATGTGTTCCTGGATCAATTCCCCTCGGTCAAGCGCGAGCAGGCGATAGCCGTGCTTGAAGAAAGTCGGCGCGCGCTGCTGGCGGCATGA